A stretch of Chionomys nivalis chromosome 2, mChiNiv1.1, whole genome shotgun sequence DNA encodes these proteins:
- the LOC130870075 gene encoding olfactory receptor 5W2-like — protein sequence MDRGNCSSVDEFIFLGITNNPGTKVGLFTTFLLVYLITLLANLGMIILIRVDYQLHIAMYFFLSNLSFCDLCYSTAIGPKMLVDLLAKEKTIPMTGCAPQFLTFCVFADSECLLLAVMTFDRYQAISNPLLYTVTMSSMVCSMLMAGVYLVAATDGLIHTTLAFHLCFCGSNEINHFFCDLPPLYLLSCSDIQVNELALFTAFGFIELSTISGVLVSYCYIILSLLKIRSAEGRFKAFSTCTSHLTTVAIFQGTVLFMYFRPSSSYSLDQDKITSLFYTLVIPMLNPLIYSLRNKDVKDAIQKLKIKMWF from the coding sequence atggaCAGGGGAAATTGCTCTTCTGTGGATGAATTCATTTTTTTGGGAATTACCAATAACCCTGGTACAAAAGTAGGTCTATTCACCACATTCTTACTTGTTTATCTCATTACTCTTCTGGCTAATCTTGGAATGATCATTTTAATTAGAGTGGACTATCAGCTCCACATAGCCATGTACTTTTTTCTTAGCAACCTCTCTTTCTGTGACCTCTGCTATTCCACAGCAATTGGACCCAAGATGCTGGTGGATCTCTTAGCGAAGGAGAAAACAATTCCCATGACTGGTTGTGCTCCGCAGTTCTTAACATTCTGTGTCTTTGCAGATTCTGAGTGTCTTCTGTTAGCAGTGATGACCTTTGATAGGTACCAGGCCATCAGCAACCCCTTGCTTTATACAGTGACCATGTCCAGCATGGTGTGTTCCATGCTCATGGCTGGGGTTTACCTGGTAGCAGCAACAGATGGTTTAATACATACAACCTTGGCATTCCACttatgtttttgtgggtctaaTGAGATCAATCACTTCTTTTGTGATTTGCCTCCACTTTACCTCCTCTCTTGCTCAGATATACAAGTCAATGAACTGGCTTTATTTACTGCTTTTGGCTTCATTGAACTGAGCACCATCTCAGGAGTTCTGGTCTCTTATTGTTATATCATATTATCACTCCTGAAGATCCGCTCTGCTGAGGGGAGATTCAAAGCTTTCTCCACCTGCACCTCCCATCTGACCACAGTGGCCATTTTCCAGGGAACTGTACTCTTCATGTATTTTCGGCCAAGTTCTTCATATTCCCTGGATCAAGACAAAATAACCTCACTGTTTTATACTCTTGTGATTCCCATGCTAAACCCTCTAATTTATAGTCTGAGGAACAAGGATGTGAAAGATGCTattcaaaaactgaaaataaaaatgtggtttTAA
- the LOC130870045 gene encoding olfactory receptor 1165-like: protein MVHAKINQSSVTTFILVGFTEYPHLQTPLFLVVMAIYTVTLVGNIGIIVIRRINPKLHTPMYFFLSHLSFLDICYSSVFKPKLLEILVVEQRTISLKGCMFQFFFGCACVITEMFMLAVMAYDRFVAVCNPLLYTVAMSRQLCALLVAGSYMWGGLCAVILTYTLIALYYCEPGIIDHFGCEYSAIISVSCSDSSFSQMACLVISILSEGSSLLITMASYVFIIFTIIKMPSKGGLQKAFSTCTSHLTAISIFHGIILLLYCVPNANSSRLLVKVATVLYTVLIPMLNPLIYSLRNKDVKETVKRLLSSKLHSHSI, encoded by the coding sequence ATGGTACATGCAAAGATAAACCAGAGTTCTGTGACCACATTTATTCTGGTGGGCTTCACGGAATACCCACACCTCCAAACGCCACTCTTTCTTGTGGTTATGGCCATATACACAGTCACTCTAGTAGGCAACATTGGCATAATTGTCATCAGAAGGATCAACCCTAAACTTCATACCCCCATGTACTtttttctgagccatctttcattTCTGGATATATGTTATTCTAGTGTATTTAAACCAAAATTACTGGAGATCTTGGTTGTGGAACAGAGAACTATCTCCCTAAAAGGTTGCATGTTCCAGTTTTTCTTTGGCTGTGCATGTGTGATTACAGAGATGTTCATGTTAGCAGTGATGGCCTATGACAGGTTTGTGGCTGTTTGTAATCCCCTGCTCTACACTGTGGCTATGTCTCGTCAGCTATGTGCTCTCTTAGTAGCAGGAAGTTATATGTGGGGTGGTCTGTGTGCTGTGATACTCACATACACTCTCATTGCTCTTTATTACTGTGAACCTGGCATCATTGATCACTTTGGCTGTGAGTACTCTGCCATCATCTCTGTATCCTGTTCTGACTCCTCGTTCAGTCAGATGGCATGCTTAGTCATTTCCATATTAAGTGAGGGTAGTAGCCTGCTTATCACCATGGCCTCCTATGTCTTCATAATCTTCACTATTATCAAAATGCCTTCTAAGGGTGGACTCCAAAAAGCATTCTCCACCTGTACTTCTCACTTGACTGCCATCAGCATCTTTCACGGGATCATCCTCCTTCTCTACTGTGTGCCCAATGCAAATAGCTCACGGCTCCTGGTCAAAGTGGCAACTGTGCTCTATACTGTCCTGATCCCCATGCTGAACCCACTCATTTACAGCCTAAGGAACAAGGATGTGAAGGAGACGGTCAAGAGACTCCTCAGCTCAAAACTGCACTCTCACTCAATATAA
- the LOC130863361 gene encoding olfactory receptor 5D13-like: MAEGDINQTILSSFLYSFPKNQTSAVTFILVGFSEYPDLQVPLFLLFLTIYSVTVLGNLGMITIIRLNAKFHTPMYFFLTHLSFVDFCYSTVVTPKLLENLVVEDRRISFTGCVMQFFFACIFVVTETFMLAVMAYDRFVAVCNPLLYTVAMSPKLCCSLVAASYSWAIFCSFIFIYFLLTLFFCGTKFINNFVCEHAAIVAVSCSDPSISQKIIFIFATFNELSSLMIILTSYVFIVITVMKMPATGGRYKVFSTCASHLTAISIFHGTILFLYCVPTNKSSWLLVKVASVFYTVIIPMLNPLIYSFRNKDVKEAVKKLMSSHLSLKM; the protein is encoded by the coding sequence AcaatcctttcctcttttctctataGTTTTCCTAAAAACCAGACTTCTGCAGTGACTTTCATCCTCGTGGGCTTCTCTGAATACCCGGACCTGCAGGTCCCcctgttcctcctcttcctgaccATATACTCAGTCACTGTACTGGGAAACCTGGGCATGATTACCATCATCAGGCTGAACGCCAAGTttcacacccccatgtactttttcctcaCTCACTTGTCCTTTGTGGATTTCTGTTACTCCACTGTTGTGACACCCAAACTCTTAGAAAACTTGGTtgtggaagacagaagaatcTCTTTCACAGGCTGTGTCATGCAGTTCTTTTTCGCATGCATATTTGTGGTGACAGAAACGTTCATGTTGGCAGTGATGGCCTACGACAGGTTTGTGGCAGTGTGCAACCCCCTCCTCTACACAGTGGCTATGTCTCCGAAGCTCTGTTGCTCCCTAGTAGCTGCATCGTACTCGTGGGCTATATTCTGCTCTTTTATATTCATATACTTTCTTTTAACTCTGTTCTTCTGTGGGACCAAGTTCATAAATAactttgtgtgtgagcatgctgCCATCGTTGCGGTATCCTGCTCTGACCCCTCCATTAGTCAGaagatcattttcatttttgccaCTTTCAATGAGCTAAGCAGCCTGATGATCATTCTCACCTCTTACGTTTTCATTGTTATTACTGTCATGAAGATGCCTGCTACTGGGGGACGCTACAAAGTCTTCTctacctgtgcctcccacctTACCGCCATCAGCATTTTTCATGGCACCATCCTCTTTCTCTATTGTGTTCCCACCAACAAAAGTTCCTGGCTGCTGGTCAAGGTGGCCTCGGTGTTCTACACAGTCATCATTCCCATGCTGAACCCATTGATATACAGCTTCAGGAACAAGGATGTGAAGGAGGCAGTAAAGAAGCTAATGAGCTCTCATTTGTCATTGAAAATGTAG